The Synechococcus sp. RS9916 DNA segment GCGTGGAGCACAGCGGCAGCAACGGCGGACGCTCACAGGCCAGGCTGCCTTCCCGCAGACAACTCGCCAGCTGCAGAACAGGCCCCTGATGTCGCACCACCTGCTGCAAACAGGCGGCGTTGGCGCGCTCCATTGCGAACACCGGACTGTCCGCCTCTCCAACAGGCGGAAGCTGCGCCGGATCCCCCACAAACACCAGACGGGTGCGGAAAGGGTGAGCGCATTGCAGAGCCACCTGCAAAAGGGAGCTGTCGACCATCGACGCTTCATCGATCAGCACCAGCCCCAGATGCTCCAGGGCCATGGCTGTCTGCTCGGTGGGCTCACACAACTCACGGTCGCCCTGGCGCTTGAGCTTGAGGCGCAGCAGGCGGTGAATCGTGGAGGGATACCAGGTGGGCTGCAAGCCTTCGAGATTGAGGGCCTGGCGCAAAACACCGACTGCTTTATGGGTGGGCGCCACCACGGTCCAGCACAGCCCGGTGGCCTCCACCATGCGCAACAGGCGCATCGACAGGAAGGTTTTGCCACTGCCGGCAAACCCGCTGAGCACAAAAGGGACCCCAGGGGAGCTGCTCTTCAGCCAGGCAGCGAAGGCATCGGCCGCCTCCCGCTGATCATCCGTGAGGTCTGCGGTGAGATCCCCGGGGAAGGGGGCTTCGGCGTCACTCACCCGATTGCCTGACCGATGCGATGCGCCAGCTCCAGTGGAGATCCTGCCCAGGCCAGTCCGGGCAAAGCAATGGCTGGGCCCAGCAGGCTGCCCACCAGCACCTCAAGACGCGAGTGACCAAGAGTTTCCTTCAGGGGCTTGGCCGGGGTCTCCTCCCAAGCACTGTCGGGGAGGGCGTTGACGCGGGCTGCGGTGAAACCGGCAGCGCGGCGAATGCCGCTGGCGTCGTACATCACCACAAAGGCCACAGTGGCGGCCAAGGCAAACAACGGATCATTGAATCCGCATTGCCAGCCCACCCCTGCGGCTGTGCCGGTCACAAGGGCGGAATGGCTCGATGGCATCCCACCGGTTTCGATCAGAACGGCAGGCCGCCAGCGGCGATGCAGCACTAGTTCAATCAGCAGCTTGGACAACTGGGCCAAGCCGCAGGCGACCAAGCCCCAGGCGAGAACCCCGTTATCCAGAAGCTGAGCGGCTGGAGAAAGGCTGGAGAACAAGACAGCGTGCATGGTCAGCAATCACGCCCGATCACGTAATCCGCCAGGGCCAGGAGCGGTGCGGCCTGCACCGAACCACCTCCAACTGGCTTGAAAGCATCCAACGAGGTCTTGGCCTCCTGAATCAAGCCCTTGGCCCGCAGACGGGATTCCTCAAGACCCAGCAATTTGGGATAGGTGGTTTTGTCAGCGATCAAATCCTTACCGGCGGTTTTACCGAGCACATCGCTGCTGGCCGTGACATCAAGGATGTCGTCAACAATCTGGAAGGCCAAGCCGATCCCGCGGGCATAGGTGCGCAAGGAATCCAGTTGGGCCTCATCGGCACCGCCGATCAGGGCACCGGTGATCACGCAGGCCTTGAGCAGCGCACCGGTTT contains these protein-coding regions:
- a CDS encoding divergent PAP2 family protein, translated to MHAVLFSSLSPAAQLLDNGVLAWGLVACGLAQLSKLLIELVLHRRWRPAVLIETGGMPSSHSALVTGTAAGVGWQCGFNDPLFALAATVAFVVMYDASGIRRAAGFTAARVNALPDSAWEETPAKPLKETLGHSRLEVLVGSLLGPAIALPGLAWAGSPLELAHRIGQAIG